In Lacrimispora indolis DSM 755, a genomic segment contains:
- a CDS encoding Ig-like domain-containing protein: MLKSRKLFKRKAAGMMAAVMMIGILPVNMIGFADVREMPQGSYENMDENMATRSNASYATASNAQKAQEVPEEGTVYYVDAKNGNDGGDGKTEETAWKTFDRVNSKTFLPGDKILLKADCIWNQALNPKGSGREGAPITIDQYGEGSRPVINGNGTSGPSITGAVTIYNEEYWEIYNLEVTNLENTDKMGEAMDSGTSERAGILIYSSNQKKIYKHITVKNCYVHDVNSNFKGGKTSGGIIVMGHYLDKDGNRVTVDDSGNLTAKAMGRAAFEDVLIEGNYVKNVAIEGIRNKCNTDISDSGWGKNEFLKNYSNVTIRNNYLEDVVGDGIVLTETKGGLIEGNMVNSSCGYDRGAVNYAQCWTMFADDVTVQYNEVYGNRYGYDDGEAFDSDMMNVDNIFQYNLSHDCGGGVMLFMASQKNTIFRYNISINDGAGTYPGGSRLQQQTFHYDNTTSAGPGVGKIYNNTIVVFGEDIKTSLFGGKSKRTCYVDFKNNIVLAKDGATIDFAVLEQGSTIHEDSVIENNCFYPDVIANTIAGSALDKESLQAKGNIFMDPMLIDYKAGKDYSNYQYPLEDLEDLMDSDFTKERIQSLAEPYKLTEMSPCIRAGQRIEGMPTEDIMGNTIAGRVDIGALEYSSEDELAEDVEEVHIVTTPGVVPKLPATLKIILDGKSYDYPVQWDELTKEDCMEAGVMELAGVLPGLSNQVVATIIVADAPEHFEPVEVSTFAGIYPALPVTVTAEFAGGLTLELGVTWEALTLEQYSHEGEITVEGIVSGLKETCTAKVTVIGELGDGTSVKETVSAKDAYIQQSDGNKAYGSSDPSVIKVKTANNSPSYTRKGLIGFDLKDDEQMLKSASSITIRLQMTRPVSESDYKTINNHFYLKVYEVDDSWEEGTVTWNSAPNTSSDNLVIRDEKIVYANIRDVHDNMVELDVTDWVKNAYVKKGQTKFSFLMTTDYFGEYANGDNGGIDFASKEAGGKMAPTMVLSNVYETGIEAVSISTPSGKMPVLPETVSVNYSNGEQKNVTVEWNSVDSANYQSEGSFVVYGKANGVKLPIQCTVYVMEGLHKVVSVRDIPPIIQLVGTPWEELGLPKTAAVLLDNGKEAEIPIEYWFPDNAYAPEKVFSYTCIGYLDLNSHETIENPDQKFAAVTVSIIEPEDKNALLVLYTEAADLINQGVLDRLTDGAKSRFMKAFNQAASVLINTKATESEVHNAYVLLMEAIWNLDAEENLKPDTSALRDLVLIAESKNKKDYTEESYEVLKDALSEAKSVLKDKTLTKGDQDRVDQAYDYLKEAVDGLEFSGNSGTETRIVTGIKIMALPGQTEYKTGERISHLGLKVAAVYSDGSLKTINGYEISDVSTSVPGVKDVIITYRAAVNNAIKVFTDVFQITVIKETSQGGGSGSSGGSTSSQTVSQKTGADISGQWQKANGTAWKFLKADKTYASNQWAKISGKWYRFDESGIMQTGWIVDQGTWYRLSPDGSMESGWVKEESDGYWYYLDESGAMRTGWVQIHGIWYYFNPVTQGETGWQKTEDGKWGYQTGESGSRPMGALCTNTTTADGYQVDENGAWVR; the protein is encoded by the coding sequence ACCAGGCGCTGAATCCCAAAGGCAGCGGCAGAGAGGGCGCGCCGATTACCATTGATCAGTATGGAGAGGGCAGCCGTCCCGTAATTAACGGCAATGGTACATCCGGCCCTTCCATCACCGGTGCGGTGACGATTTACAACGAAGAATACTGGGAAATTTACAATCTGGAAGTGACCAACTTAGAAAATACGGATAAGATGGGGGAAGCCATGGACAGCGGCACCAGCGAGCGAGCCGGGATCCTGATCTATTCCTCCAACCAGAAAAAGATATACAAGCACATCACCGTGAAAAACTGCTATGTACACGATGTCAACTCCAACTTTAAAGGAGGGAAAACCTCCGGAGGAATCATCGTCATGGGTCATTACCTGGACAAAGACGGAAACAGGGTCACCGTTGATGACAGCGGTAATCTGACAGCCAAAGCCATGGGGCGGGCAGCCTTTGAAGACGTGCTCATTGAAGGAAATTATGTAAAAAACGTGGCGATTGAAGGAATCCGGAATAAATGCAATACGGATATATCTGATTCCGGCTGGGGAAAGAATGAATTCCTTAAAAACTACTCCAATGTGACCATACGCAATAATTATCTGGAAGATGTGGTTGGTGACGGCATCGTTTTGACGGAAACAAAGGGCGGACTGATCGAGGGGAATATGGTGAATTCTTCCTGCGGCTATGACAGGGGAGCGGTAAACTATGCCCAGTGCTGGACCATGTTTGCCGATGATGTCACCGTACAGTACAATGAGGTTTACGGAAACCGGTACGGATACGATGACGGTGAGGCCTTTGACTCTGATATGATGAATGTGGACAATATTTTCCAGTACAATTTAAGCCACGACTGCGGCGGCGGGGTCATGCTGTTTATGGCCAGCCAGAAAAATACCATTTTCCGTTATAACATAAGCATCAATGACGGTGCAGGCACCTATCCGGGAGGAAGCAGGCTGCAGCAGCAGACCTTCCATTACGACAATACCACCTCTGCAGGGCCCGGCGTGGGTAAAATTTATAACAATACCATTGTTGTTTTTGGTGAAGATATTAAGACCTCTCTGTTTGGCGGGAAGAGTAAACGAACCTGTTATGTGGATTTCAAAAATAACATTGTTCTGGCAAAGGACGGAGCAACCATTGACTTTGCGGTTTTAGAGCAGGGTTCCACCATTCATGAGGACAGCGTCATAGAAAACAACTGTTTCTATCCGGATGTCATTGCAAATACCATTGCCGGCTCAGCTTTGGATAAGGAGAGCCTGCAGGCCAAAGGAAATATATTTATGGATCCCATGCTGATTGATTATAAGGCGGGAAAGGATTATTCAAACTATCAGTATCCTTTGGAGGACTTGGAAGATCTCATGGATTCTGATTTCACTAAAGAAAGGATCCAGAGTCTGGCGGAGCCTTATAAGCTGACGGAAATGTCACCATGTATCCGCGCCGGACAGAGGATCGAAGGAATGCCCACTGAAGATATTATGGGCAATACCATTGCAGGGCGTGTGGATATAGGTGCATTGGAATATTCCAGTGAGGATGAACTGGCAGAGGATGTGGAGGAAGTTCATATCGTAACCACTCCCGGAGTTGTGCCGAAACTGCCGGCAACCTTAAAAATCATTCTGGATGGCAAATCCTATGATTATCCGGTTCAATGGGATGAGCTGACAAAGGAAGACTGCATGGAGGCGGGAGTCATGGAACTTGCGGGAGTTCTTCCAGGATTATCCAATCAGGTTGTTGCCACCATAATTGTAGCTGATGCACCGGAACATTTTGAGCCGGTTGAAGTTTCTACTTTTGCAGGAATTTACCCGGCGCTGCCGGTAACGGTTACAGCGGAATTTGCAGGTGGTTTGACCCTGGAGCTTGGTGTGACATGGGAAGCCCTCACCCTGGAGCAGTATTCCCATGAGGGTGAGATTACGGTAGAAGGAATCGTCTCAGGCTTGAAGGAAACATGCACGGCAAAGGTGACTGTTATAGGAGAGCTGGGGGATGGAACAAGCGTAAAGGAAACGGTGTCTGCAAAGGATGCCTATATCCAGCAAAGCGATGGAAACAAAGCGTATGGAAGCTCCGATCCCAGTGTCATTAAAGTCAAAACCGCCAATAATTCTCCTTCCTATACGAGAAAAGGACTGATTGGCTTTGACTTAAAGGATGATGAGCAGATGCTTAAATCCGCTTCCAGCATTACCATCAGGCTGCAAATGACAAGGCCGGTTTCAGAGTCAGATTATAAAACCATTAACAATCATTTTTATCTCAAGGTCTATGAGGTGGATGATAGCTGGGAAGAAGGAACGGTGACATGGAATTCTGCTCCCAATACTTCCTCAGATAATCTGGTGATCCGTGATGAAAAGATCGTATACGCCAATATCCGGGATGTCCATGACAATATGGTGGAGCTGGATGTGACCGATTGGGTAAAGAATGCTTATGTCAAAAAAGGACAGACAAAGTTTTCCTTCCTTATGACAACCGATTATTTCGGTGAGTATGCAAACGGTGACAACGGCGGCATTGATTTTGCGTCCAAAGAGGCCGGTGGAAAAATGGCTCCCACCATGGTATTAAGCAATGTTTATGAAACGGGGATAGAAGCTGTTTCCATATCAACGCCGTCTGGGAAGATGCCGGTTCTGCCGGAAACCGTATCAGTCAATTACTCAAATGGAGAACAAAAAAACGTGACCGTGGAATGGAACAGCGTTGATTCTGCAAATTACCAGAGCGAGGGAAGCTTTGTGGTGTATGGGAAGGCAAACGGGGTAAAGCTGCCCATTCAGTGTACCGTGTATGTTATGGAAGGGCTGCACAAAGTCGTCTCTGTCAGAGATATTCCTCCTATTATCCAGCTGGTTGGAACACCGTGGGAGGAACTGGGACTTCCAAAGACGGCCGCTGTGCTGCTGGATAATGGGAAAGAAGCAGAAATTCCCATTGAATACTGGTTCCCGGACAATGCCTATGCACCGGAAAAGGTATTTTCCTATACCTGCATCGGATATCTGGATTTAAACAGCCATGAGACAATAGAAAACCCGGATCAGAAGTTTGCGGCGGTAACTGTAAGCATTATTGAACCGGAAGATAAGAATGCCCTTCTTGTTCTCTATACGGAAGCGGCGGATCTGATCAATCAGGGCGTATTGGACCGGCTGACCGATGGGGCAAAAAGCCGTTTTATGAAGGCGTTCAACCAGGCTGCCTCTGTACTGATCAATACAAAGGCAACCGAATCAGAAGTACATAATGCTTATGTCCTCTTGATGGAGGCTATCTGGAATCTGGATGCAGAAGAAAATTTAAAACCTGATACTTCTGCCCTTAGGGATCTGGTGCTCATAGCAGAATCCAAGAACAAAAAGGATTATACGGAGGAGTCCTATGAGGTGTTAAAGGATGCTCTTTCAGAGGCCAAATCTGTGTTAAAGGATAAAACTCTTACAAAGGGCGATCAGGACAGGGTAGACCAGGCATACGACTATTTGAAAGAGGCTGTTGACGGTCTGGAATTCAGCGGAAATTCGGGAACAGAAACCAGGATCGTCACAGGGATAAAGATTATGGCACTGCCCGGTCAAACAGAATACAAAACAGGAGAACGGATCAGTCATTTGGGCTTAAAAGTGGCTGCGGTATACAGCGATGGCTCATTAAAGACCATAAACGGCTATGAGATATCGGATGTGAGCACTTCTGTGCCGGGCGTAAAGGATGTGATCATCACATACCGCGCAGCGGTCAATAATGCCATTAAGGTGTTCACGGACGTATTCCAGATAACAGTGATAAAGGAAACCTCTCAGGGAGGCGGGTCCGGCAGTTCAGGAGGAAGCACATCCTCTCAAACGGTCTCTCAAAAGACGGGGGCAGACATAAGCGGACAATGGCAGAAGGCCAATGGAACGGCATGGAAATTCTTAAAGGCTGACAAGACCTACGCATCCAACCAATGGGCAAAAATCAGCGGGAAATGGTACCGGTTTGATGAATCCGGCATAATGCAGACCGGATGGATCGTGGATCAGGGCACATGGTATAGGCTTAGCCCGGATGGTTCCATGGAATCGGGCTGGGTAAAGGAAGAATCCGATGGATATTGGTATTATCTTGATGAATCCGGCGCTATGAGAACAGGCTGGGTCCAGATTCATGGAATCTGGTATTACTTCAATCCTGTTACCCAGGGGGAAACCGGCTGGCAGAAAACAGAAGACGGCAAATGGGGATATCAGACAGGGGAAAGCGGAAGCAGACCGATGGGAGCCCTTTGTACCAATACCACAACAGCGGACGGGTATCAGGTAGATGAAAACGGAGCCTGGGTCCGGTAA
- a CDS encoding polysaccharide lyase family 8 super-sandwich domain-containing protein, whose amino-acid sequence MKVKWKKICSLVLICSVLTGNLAYAAPLPGSFAADMDQNALETILNDGLVMHSSFDEGSISGNKAEDQTGRGNDGTIYGQPAFVKGIRGNGVSPDNGSKAGEANTKADQYINYGQTTDLTFGTEDFSLSFWMKTESHGQNNGTILSNKDYISGSNTGWAFGNFNNTSKVDMRMNFSGTGNSRVELKGIPSNDDKWHHVAGIFDRDGDMTVYLDGEKYSSVSMTGHKGKSADTGLDFILGGDGRGCYGMSGCIIDELRVYRKAIEASAVKTIYEAEGAMAAIEQMEDQLASIKPGSQYPVDQINEMKAEIEKVKNGLEGMTASAAMAAVSSLKEKYNEFLEGSEPLCSFQVVSDVHIKSDNLSDANAANFIAGLKDMKIIAPGSLGVLNLGDLTQSGTEAQYNGIYNIMDQYSPVTDDKVIMTLGNHDVRGYNSADWNKDETVISAYWPTAKALYLNKNKRYMPNNGETVYFDRWLGGYHFIVINTENGLKDAMYLSQEQLNWLDETLAENASPDKPIFVMGHNALKDTHWRSNILLDFGNQDSKVKEIFSKYPQVIYMSGHIHNGFGVAEAIDREYGTLIDVPSYNETENGVKDAGVGYHVKIYEDSVVFKARNFKTSSWLPEYDITVALPGLPAVYKKAKSLNPGDYSAESYGKVLELMEEGKGIFQKVYDQSQLTYEKVGPPEAGLFTGTVRERINELTAGLSAAMESLESQEKVTVPTEDAYLQGGSDAGKTSSQYSNYDASKLRVKFSDGQQNYTRRTIMTFNLSGVEKESKEADLVLELTGGISNTNPAKDFVSAEIYEVKSGWNSGTVTWNTKPERIRDKADAVIAKDNISDGIVTADVGESVKNALNEGKTAISFEISCPVAANDNMIDFYSTRAEGKEGPRLITRATETEKPVDPQFQELREKWLGTLLGGELDTGNEAVRTYIKGMDEKAGECWKTMIKGSDESRTNLWSDLDMSYIKGTGAEAKVHSGNVAETFYRLKDMAVAWATKGCQLYQNEEVKKELILALDFMNEHHYSSSDEKTPVFGNWWHWEIGGPIAFLNTALILYEDLTPKQIDRYAAAVNRFTSRCDRPSGYPGSPAMTGANLIDKGMVVVQTGLLTDNREKLDHVKKAYKTVFEYVTTGDGFYEDGSFIQHQALAYMGGYGSQLYEKLSILFSVFSGTDFELTYEDHGEQLIFDMVFEGIEPFIYNGLCMDMISGRDITRKTSSDKARGAGIMDAMMLIGDAMPPEQQDRFNRMMKYFIGIDEDYYYSRSTHIASLMRANQIMNDASIEPRSEYVLHKLFAGMDKLVHIMPEFGFALSMHSSRTYGHELINDEGKRTWNISDGMTYLYNNDRDQYGEGYWATVDPKRLAGTTTEYVTRPNGAGDRTKNIYSWVGGSSLDNYGGAGMHFKTLGSSGSTRSGTDAKKSWFMFDDEIAAVGSGITSDTGNYVETIIDNRRLNEDGSNEVLIDGEAMDIRNDGGESALKGSKITGASWIHLEGNTEGSDMGYYFPGKADVMALKEKRTGNWNAQGTTEGQETNQFAAFWFDHGKKPVNADYSYVILPGKDAEETAQYCEAPDIEILECSEDAHAVRETALGITAVNFWNNKTTTAAGITSNKAASITMQVNGDEAILGVSDPTQENNGTIEISLPYTGGDVKESDGNIEVLQKTPFIKLAVRTAGLAGKTSRITLKVLAPETCEIIGITGEFDRIKAAPGTKFTDLQLPKTVEAYDNAGGTHSLDILWERGDYQKDVLGTYDLTGQLVLPEGLYNTAGFTASVKVQIGEESAQAMDDVYVQGGSDGDKNFSGSSSLIVKYDAGAQNYTRKSLMKFSLDQLPETTQAVYLAFELTDTPSADFTSADIYQVENGWEGNTVTFNSFPARLGTNPAASFTKAMTSESLIQKLDVTEAVHAAKNNGDTEISFEISIPTAAKNNYVGIYSSRTVKEGALKPSLIWEADYVPEKVIKKNLSFIIDLASNINPEDYSNVDEAGLKQLIEEAKRVLQDLDAEMEEIHEMERRLTQELVKYRRIL is encoded by the coding sequence ATGAAGGTAAAATGGAAAAAGATATGCAGTTTGGTACTGATTTGTTCCGTGCTGACGGGAAATCTTGCTTACGCAGCTCCTTTGCCCGGGAGCTTTGCAGCTGATATGGATCAAAATGCTCTGGAAACAATTTTAAATGACGGGCTGGTCATGCACTCTTCCTTTGATGAGGGCAGCATATCCGGGAACAAGGCTGAGGACCAGACCGGAAGAGGAAATGATGGAACCATTTACGGCCAGCCGGCCTTTGTCAAGGGAATCCGGGGAAACGGCGTTTCCCCGGATAACGGAAGCAAAGCAGGAGAGGCCAATACCAAAGCCGACCAGTATATTAATTACGGCCAAACCACAGATTTAACATTTGGAACGGAAGATTTTTCCCTGTCCTTCTGGATGAAGACAGAAAGTCACGGGCAAAATAACGGAACCATCCTTTCCAATAAAGATTACATAAGCGGCAGCAATACAGGCTGGGCCTTTGGTAATTTTAATAATACCAGTAAGGTGGATATGAGAATGAATTTTTCAGGAACAGGAAACAGCCGGGTGGAATTAAAAGGAATACCATCCAATGATGACAAATGGCATCATGTAGCAGGCATTTTTGACAGGGATGGTGATATGACAGTTTATTTAGATGGAGAAAAATATTCGTCTGTTTCTATGACAGGGCACAAAGGAAAATCAGCTGATACGGGGCTGGATTTCATTTTAGGCGGTGACGGCAGAGGCTGTTATGGCATGAGCGGCTGCATCATTGATGAACTCCGGGTATATAGGAAGGCCATCGAAGCATCTGCCGTAAAGACCATTTACGAAGCGGAAGGAGCCATGGCAGCCATAGAACAGATGGAAGACCAGCTGGCTTCTATTAAGCCGGGTTCCCAGTACCCTGTGGACCAGATCAACGAGATGAAAGCAGAAATAGAAAAGGTAAAGAACGGTCTGGAGGGAATGACAGCATCCGCAGCCATGGCAGCCGTCAGCAGCCTGAAAGAAAAATACAATGAATTTCTGGAAGGCAGTGAGCCTCTTTGCAGCTTCCAGGTGGTTTCCGATGTCCATATTAAATCCGATAACCTGTCGGATGCCAATGCTGCAAATTTTATAGCAGGGTTAAAGGATATGAAAATCATTGCCCCCGGCTCCCTGGGGGTGCTGAATCTGGGTGATCTTACACAAAGCGGAACAGAGGCCCAGTATAATGGGATCTATAACATCATGGACCAGTATTCTCCTGTCACTGACGATAAGGTTATCATGACTTTAGGGAATCACGATGTGAGAGGATACAATTCTGCTGACTGGAATAAAGATGAAACTGTTATCAGTGCATACTGGCCAACTGCAAAAGCCCTTTATCTGAATAAGAATAAAAGGTATATGCCAAACAACGGGGAAACCGTCTATTTTGACCGTTGGCTGGGAGGGTATCATTTTATTGTAATCAATACGGAAAACGGTTTAAAGGATGCCATGTACCTTTCTCAGGAGCAGTTAAACTGGCTGGATGAGACTCTGGCTGAAAATGCCAGCCCGGATAAACCGATTTTCGTCATGGGACACAATGCATTAAAGGATACTCACTGGAGAAGTAATATTCTGCTGGATTTCGGAAACCAGGACTCCAAAGTAAAAGAGATATTCTCCAAATATCCTCAGGTGATCTACATGTCCGGCCACATTCACAACGGATTTGGGGTTGCGGAAGCCATTGACCGGGAATACGGTACCCTGATTGATGTTCCCTCCTATAATGAGACGGAAAACGGAGTAAAGGATGCCGGAGTCGGCTACCATGTAAAGATTTATGAAGACAGTGTGGTATTTAAGGCGAGGAACTTTAAAACCTCTTCCTGGCTGCCGGAGTATGATATAACAGTGGCTCTTCCCGGCCTCCCCGCTGTGTATAAAAAAGCAAAGAGTCTGAATCCCGGTGATTATTCGGCTGAGTCCTATGGGAAAGTCCTGGAGCTTATGGAAGAGGGGAAAGGCATTTTTCAGAAGGTATACGATCAGAGCCAGTTGACTTACGAAAAGGTGGGCCCTCCTGAGGCCGGCTTATTTACCGGAACGGTGAGAGAACGGATCAATGAGCTTACGGCGGGGCTGTCTGCAGCCATGGAATCGCTTGAATCCCAGGAAAAAGTCACGGTTCCCACAGAGGATGCTTATCTCCAGGGAGGAAGTGATGCCGGTAAAACCAGCAGCCAGTACAGCAATTACGATGCTTCCAAACTAAGAGTCAAATTCTCCGACGGCCAGCAGAATTATACCAGGAGAACAATTATGACCTTTAATCTATCGGGGGTGGAAAAAGAATCGAAGGAGGCTGATCTTGTACTTGAGCTGACAGGAGGAATCAGCAATACCAATCCCGCAAAAGATTTTGTTTCTGCGGAAATTTATGAGGTGAAAAGCGGCTGGAATTCTGGTACGGTGACCTGGAATACAAAGCCGGAACGAATCAGAGACAAAGCGGATGCAGTGATTGCAAAGGACAATATATCCGATGGGATCGTAACCGCAGATGTGGGTGAAAGCGTGAAAAATGCCCTGAATGAAGGGAAAACGGCAATTTCCTTTGAAATCAGCTGTCCTGTGGCGGCCAATGACAACATGATTGATTTTTATTCCACAAGGGCAGAAGGAAAGGAAGGGCCAAGGCTCATCACCCGCGCAACCGAGACGGAAAAGCCGGTTGATCCCCAGTTTCAGGAATTAAGGGAAAAGTGGCTTGGCACCCTGCTGGGAGGAGAACTGGATACAGGCAATGAGGCGGTCCGCACCTACATAAAGGGAATGGATGAAAAAGCCGGGGAATGCTGGAAGACCATGATCAAGGGAAGTGATGAGTCCAGAACCAATCTTTGGAGCGATCTGGATATGAGCTATATCAAAGGGACCGGCGCAGAGGCCAAGGTCCATTCCGGCAATGTGGCTGAGACCTTTTACCGGTTAAAGGATATGGCGGTCGCATGGGCAACAAAGGGCTGCCAGCTGTACCAGAACGAGGAAGTAAAAAAGGAACTGATCCTGGCCCTGGATTTCATGAATGAACATCACTACAGCAGCAGCGATGAGAAAACACCGGTGTTTGGAAACTGGTGGCACTGGGAAATCGGAGGCCCCATCGCATTTTTAAACACTGCCCTGATTCTTTATGAGGACCTGACTCCGAAACAAATTGACCGTTATGCAGCAGCAGTCAACCGGTTTACCAGCCGTTGCGACCGCCCTTCCGGCTACCCGGGTTCTCCGGCCATGACAGGGGCAAATCTGATCGATAAGGGCATGGTAGTGGTTCAAACCGGTCTTTTGACCGACAACAGGGAGAAACTGGATCATGTGAAAAAAGCATATAAAACCGTGTTTGAATATGTGACCACCGGAGATGGATTCTATGAAGACGGGTCCTTTATCCAGCACCAGGCGCTGGCCTATATGGGCGGATACGGTTCTCAGCTGTATGAGAAGCTGAGCATTTTATTCTCCGTATTTTCAGGCACTGATTTTGAATTGACCTATGAGGATCACGGGGAGCAGCTGATCTTTGATATGGTATTTGAAGGGATCGAGCCATTTATTTATAACGGCCTTTGCATGGATATGATATCCGGAAGAGACATTACAAGAAAAACCTCCAGCGACAAGGCAAGGGGGGCGGGAATCATGGATGCCATGATGCTCATAGGGGATGCCATGCCTCCAGAGCAGCAGGACCGCTTTAACCGCATGATGAAGTATTTCATAGGAATCGATGAAGACTATTATTACAGCCGCAGCACTCATATTGCCTCCTTAATGAGAGCAAACCAGATCATGAACGATGCTTCCATTGAGCCGAGAAGTGAGTATGTGCTTCACAAGCTGTTTGCGGGCATGGATAAACTGGTACATATTATGCCGGAATTCGGTTTTGCCTTATCCATGCATTCCAGCCGTACCTATGGGCATGAGCTGATCAACGATGAAGGAAAGCGGACCTGGAACATTTCCGATGGCATGACATACCTCTACAACAATGACAGAGATCAGTATGGGGAAGGCTATTGGGCTACTGTAGATCCAAAGCGCCTGGCAGGAACCACCACGGAATATGTGACCCGCCCCAATGGCGCCGGTGACCGTACCAAGAATATTTACAGCTGGGTGGGCGGTTCCAGCCTGGACAATTACGGCGGGGCAGGAATGCATTTTAAGACCCTGGGCAGCAGCGGAAGCACCAGATCAGGCACAGATGCAAAAAAGTCCTGGTTTATGTTTGACGATGAAATCGCAGCAGTGGGGAGCGGGATCACCTCTGACACCGGAAATTACGTGGAAACCATTATTGACAACCGGAGGCTTAATGAGGATGGAAGCAATGAAGTGCTGATCGACGGGGAAGCAATGGACATCAGGAACGACGGTGGGGAAAGTGCTTTAAAAGGATCAAAAATAACCGGCGCTTCCTGGATCCACCTGGAAGGAAATACGGAAGGCTCTGATATGGGCTATTATTTTCCGGGAAAAGCGGATGTTATGGCCTTAAAAGAAAAGCGGACCGGCAATTGGAATGCCCAGGGAACCACAGAGGGACAGGAGACAAACCAGTTTGCCGCTTTCTGGTTCGACCATGGGAAAAAGCCGGTCAATGCAGATTATTCCTATGTGATTCTGCCCGGAAAGGATGCGGAGGAAACGGCACAGTACTGTGAAGCACCTGACATTGAAATTTTGGAGTGCAGCGAGGATGCTCATGCCGTAAGAGAAACGGCATTGGGAATAACAGCAGTGAATTTCTGGAACAACAAAACAACAACCGCGGCTGGAATTACATCAAATAAGGCCGCCTCAATAACGATGCAGGTCAACGGGGACGAGGCAATCCTGGGGGTGTCGGATCCCACTCAGGAGAACAATGGAACCATTGAGATTTCTCTTCCCTACACAGGCGGAGACGTCAAGGAATCCGATGGCAACATCGAAGTGCTTCAAAAAACTCCGTTTATCAAGCTGGCTGTGAGGACAGCAGGTCTGGCGGGGAAAACCAGCAGGATCACGCTAAAGGTGCTGGCCCCTGAAACATGTGAAATCATCGGCATTACCGGAGAATTCGACCGGATCAAGGCAGCTCCCGGAACAAAGTTCACAGATCTGCAGCTTCCCAAAACAGTGGAAGCCTATGATAATGCCGGAGGCACCCATTCCCTGGATATTCTGTGGGAGAGAGGGGATTACCAGAAGGACGTGTTGGGAACCTATGATTTAACCGGACAGCTGGTATTGCCTGAGGGATTATACAATACGGCAGGGTTTACTGCATCGGTTAAAGTCCAGATTGGCGAGGAATCCGCACAGGCCATGGATGATGTTTATGTACAGGGGGGATCAGACGGGGATAAAAATTTCAGCGGTTCCTCCAGCCTGATTGTAAAATACGATGCCGGTGCCCAGAATTATACCAGAAAGTCCCTTATGAAGTTCAGCCTGGACCAGTTACCGGAAACCACTCAGGCAGTTTATCTGGCCTTTGAGCTGACAGATACGCCAAGTGCGGATTTTACCAGTGCAGATATTTATCAGGTGGAAAATGGCTGGGAGGGAAATACAGTAACCTTCAACAGCTTCCCGGCCCGTTTAGGCACAAATCCCGCGGCCTCCTTTACAAAAGCCATGACATCGGAGAGTCTGATACAGAAGCTGGATGTGACGGAAGCTGTTCATGCAGCGAAAAACAATGGGGACACGGAAATCTCCTTTGAGATCAGCATACCAACGGCAGCCAAAAACAACTATGTAGGCATCTATTCCTCCAGAACTGTTAAGGAAGGCGCCTTAAAACCGTCGCTGATCTGGGAAGCCGATTATGTACCAGAAAAGGTAATTAAAAAGAATTTAAGCTTTATTATTGATCTGGCTTCCAATATCAATCCGGAAGATTACAGTAATGTGGATGAAGCAGGTTTAAAACAACTGATTGAAGAAGCGAAACGCGTCCTCCAGGATCTTGATGCAGAAATGGAAGAAATTCATGAAATGGAGAGACGTCTGACTCAGGAACTGGTAAAATATAGAAGGATACTGTAA